In one window of Streptomyces sp. NBC_01224 DNA:
- a CDS encoding Tn3 family transposase has translation MTNRHGEPWISVPKLDEPTSLQALKNEVVRRWGVLGLLDVLKNANFLTGFTDEFASVAAYERIDRAVLQRRLLFALFTLGTNMGIRAIVATGEHGETEAALRHVRRRFFTIDNLRAAMRKLVYATFAARDTTWWARAPRAPPTRRSSAPGAAGSDTTAATPGVRPWSRVTTGRWPSGSESTWMVIRTARPLARLLKLPYALKIRWHRRAIRCPVPANFEPVPSIP, from the coding sequence GTGACCAACCGACACGGCGAGCCGTGGATCAGCGTGCCGAAGCTGGACGAGCCAACCAGCCTCCAGGCCCTCAAAAACGAGGTCGTACGCCGCTGGGGTGTGCTCGGCCTCCTGGACGTCCTGAAGAACGCCAACTTCCTCACCGGCTTCACCGACGAGTTCGCCTCCGTCGCCGCGTACGAGCGCATCGACCGCGCAGTCCTTCAGCGTCGCCTCCTGTTCGCGCTATTCACCCTCGGCACGAACATGGGCATCCGGGCCATCGTGGCGACCGGCGAGCACGGCGAGACGGAGGCCGCGCTGCGGCACGTGCGCCGACGTTTCTTCACCATCGACAACCTCCGTGCCGCCATGCGCAAGCTGGTATACGCCACCTTCGCCGCCCGCGACACCACATGGTGGGCCAGGGCACCGCGTGCGCCTCCGACTCGAAGAAGTTCGGCTCCTGGTGCAGCGGGTTCCGATACCACGGCGGCGACGCCTGGCGTGCGACCGTGGTCGAGGGTGACGACCGGAAGATGGCCAAGTGGGTCCGAAAGCACTTGGATGGTGATCCGGACGGCCAGGCCCTTGGCCCGACTGCTCAAACTTCCCTACGCGCTCAAGATCCGCTGGCACAGGAGAGCGATCAGATGTCCTGTGCCGGCGAACTTTGAGCCTGTGCCATCGATTCCTTGA
- a CDS encoding FUSC family protein yields MAGLRTVGAIALTLAVLALLKAEVSHMVAGAIAAMVATFAIKEKQRREQAITLALGLPVALVAMSLGAVLSTEVVAGDLFFLALIFAAVYSRRFGDRGTALGLIGFQIYFVSLFVRAAVSALPGLCGTLVIAFVCSAVVRFGLVVETPERILLRLREAFRARLAQLVSAQIELLDAGPDHVEKALEDVRRHTARLHQSAMMIQGRLEEGTSDSATALLVQRRVADAEIAAERLGVLILTARSSERADTLTLHLPHAPVPTPGNRLRTQDDTTATLRRDLNALRLLVARPASNNRGAAVAHLRNRLLGYRDEENLPRASAPVQDVFRGIGEAARAVMGLRLALDGPQDESDDTPATTRSREELDAEDVAIAQAEETEPVEDVRKGLERPTTRAAVQVSVGSALAIVGGEFLSSQRWYWAVLTCWVVFLNTASTGEILVKGYRRLLGTVLGVVAGVGLAGLVGHHTWTAFALVLLFIFAMFFTAPLSYALMSFFVTAALGLLYTLLNSYSSAVLVLRIEETALGAACGVIAAAVILPVHTDRRTGELLGTVLTRLGDITDAAVEQLSGGPALDLLDMARELDTALDDLRSSTQPLTHPITPLRARRQTARYVVALLETCAYHARSLAATAELLPNSKSVAADPLLKGAGRRIAHNIDVLVARVEDDDGGGVVETGASLASMLETDKPGSPRHDRVTDRVLRHLQRLDEGLIGLARPLGVSVATPDRASSRGGGA; encoded by the coding sequence ATGGCCGGCCTGCGGACAGTCGGCGCCATCGCGCTCACGCTCGCGGTCCTGGCGCTGCTCAAGGCCGAGGTGAGCCACATGGTGGCGGGTGCCATCGCGGCCATGGTCGCGACCTTCGCCATCAAGGAGAAGCAGCGGCGCGAACAGGCCATCACGCTCGCGCTCGGCCTGCCCGTGGCGCTCGTGGCGATGTCACTGGGAGCGGTGTTGAGCACCGAGGTCGTCGCGGGCGACCTCTTCTTCCTCGCGTTGATCTTCGCCGCGGTCTACAGCCGCCGGTTCGGCGATCGCGGTACGGCCCTGGGACTCATCGGGTTTCAGATCTACTTTGTGTCCCTGTTCGTCAGAGCCGCGGTTTCCGCGCTGCCGGGGCTGTGCGGAACGCTGGTCATCGCGTTCGTCTGCAGCGCGGTCGTGCGGTTCGGCCTGGTTGTTGAGACACCCGAGCGGATTCTGCTGCGACTGCGCGAGGCATTCCGCGCCCGCCTCGCCCAATTGGTGTCCGCCCAGATCGAGTTGCTCGATGCCGGGCCGGACCACGTCGAGAAGGCGCTGGAGGATGTACGCCGGCACACCGCGCGCCTCCATCAGAGCGCGATGATGATCCAGGGGCGGCTGGAGGAGGGCACCAGCGACAGCGCCACCGCCTTGCTCGTCCAGCGCCGTGTCGCCGACGCCGAGATCGCCGCCGAGCGGCTCGGCGTACTCATCCTCACCGCGCGCAGCTCCGAACGCGCTGACACGCTCACGCTTCATTTGCCGCACGCGCCCGTGCCGACGCCCGGCAACCGGCTGCGGACACAGGACGACACGACCGCGACGCTGCGCCGTGATCTCAACGCATTGCGCCTGCTCGTCGCCCGCCCGGCCTCGAACAATCGCGGCGCCGCGGTGGCCCACCTGCGCAACCGGCTGCTCGGCTATCGGGACGAGGAGAATCTGCCGCGTGCCTCGGCCCCCGTCCAGGACGTCTTCCGCGGCATCGGGGAGGCGGCGCGCGCTGTCATGGGCCTGCGGCTGGCCCTCGACGGACCCCAGGACGAGTCCGACGACACCCCTGCGACGACGCGCTCCCGTGAGGAACTGGACGCCGAGGACGTCGCCATCGCGCAGGCAGAGGAGACCGAGCCTGTCGAGGATGTCCGCAAGGGACTGGAGCGTCCCACGACCCGTGCCGCGGTCCAGGTGTCGGTGGGTTCGGCGCTGGCCATCGTGGGCGGGGAGTTCCTCTCCAGCCAGCGGTGGTACTGGGCGGTGCTGACCTGCTGGGTCGTCTTCCTGAACACCGCGTCCACCGGGGAGATCCTGGTCAAGGGCTACCGTCGGCTGCTGGGCACGGTTCTCGGCGTCGTCGCCGGTGTCGGCCTGGCTGGTCTGGTGGGCCACCATACCTGGACGGCGTTCGCACTCGTGCTGCTGTTCATCTTCGCCATGTTCTTCACCGCGCCGCTGTCGTACGCCCTGATGTCCTTCTTCGTCACGGCGGCTCTGGGGCTGCTGTACACCCTGCTCAACAGCTACAGCTCCGCGGTGCTCGTCCTGCGCATCGAGGAGACCGCGCTCGGCGCCGCCTGTGGCGTGATCGCCGCGGCCGTGATCCTGCCGGTGCACACCGATCGCCGTACCGGCGAACTCCTCGGCACAGTGCTGACCCGGCTCGGTGACATCACCGATGCTGCGGTGGAGCAGCTGAGCGGCGGGCCCGCGCTCGATCTGCTGGACATGGCCCGGGAGCTCGATACGGCACTGGACGATCTGCGGTCCTCCACGCAGCCGTTGACCCACCCGATCACCCCGCTGCGGGCCCGCCGCCAGACCGCTCGCTACGTCGTGGCGCTGCTGGAGACGTGCGCCTACCACGCGCGTTCACTGGCGGCGACGGCCGAACTCCTCCCGAACAGCAAGAGCGTCGCCGCGGACCCGCTCCTGAAGGGAGCAGGCCGACGCATCGCCCACAACATCGACGTCCTCGTCGCGCGTGTCGAGGACGACGACGGCGGCGGCGTGGTGGAGACAGGCGCGAGCCTGGCCTCCATGTTGGAGACGGACAAGCCCGGCTCCCCCCGGCACGACCGTGTCACGGACCGCGTCCTGCGGCATCTGCAGCGCCTGGACGAAGGGTTGATCGGTCTGGCCCGCCCCCTCGGGGTGTCTGTCGCGACACCGGACCGGGCGTCGTCTCGGGGCGGGGGCGCGTAG